A window from Penicillium oxalicum strain HP7-1 chromosome VIII, whole genome shotgun sequence encodes these proteins:
- a CDS encoding Ribulose-phosphate 3-epimerase, giving the protein MAPPAIIAPSILSANFANLGHDCAEKIQQGADWLHIDIMDGHFVPNMTIGCPVVSHIRGCVDRPLEPGARGTFDCHMMIAEPHKWVKEFQKAGCDLYCFHYEAAVSSVAATEPADKSTTEPTSPRALIKYIHEQGMQAGIAIKPDTPVDVLWDILESSDEKERPDMVLVMTVHPGFGGQKFMASELPKVSALRERYPNLNIEVDGGLGVGTIDQAADAGANVIVAGSAVFGAEDPADVIQKLREAVQKRQIQSKV; this is encoded by the exons aTGGCGCCGCCCGCGATCATTGCGCCTTCGATTCTCAGCGCCAACTTCGCCAATCTGGGCCATGATTGCGCCGAAAAGATCCAGCAGGGGGCCGACTGGCTGCACATCGACATCATGGATGGCCACTTTGTACCCAACATGACCATCGGATGCCCGGTGGTCTCCCACATTCGTGGCTGCGTGGACCGACCCCTCGAGCCCGGGGCGCGGGGCACCTTTGACTGCCACATGATGATTGCGGAG CCGCATAAATGGGTCAAGGAATTCCAAAAGGCCGGCTGTGACCTGTACTGCTTCCACTACGAGGCCGCCGTCTCCTCCGTCGCCGCGACCGAACCTGCCGATAAGAGCACCACGGAGCCCACCAGTCCGCGTGCACTGATCAAGTATATCCACGAGCAGGGCATGCAGGCCGGTATCGCGATCAAGCCTGACACGCCGGTCGATGTGCTCTGGGATATTCTGGAGAGCTCCGATGAGAAGGAGCGCCCCGAT ATGGTTCTCGTCATGACGGTACACCCGGGTTTCGGCGGTCAAAAGTTCATGGCCTCCGAGCTGCCCAAGGTGTCTGCTTTGCGCGAACGGTATCCCAACCTGAACATCGAAGTCGACGGTGGTTTGGGAGTGGGCACCATCGACCAGGCGGCCGATGCCGGCGCCAACGTGATTGTGGCCGGCTCCGCCGTCTTCGGTGCGGAAGACCCGGCCGATGTGATTCAAAAGCTGCGTGAGGCCGTTCAAAAGCGTCAAATTCAGTCCAAGGTCTAG
- a CDS encoding Sm-like protein LSM2, giving the protein MLFFSFFKTLTNQMVTIELKNDIRIRGILKSVDQYLNIKLDDIEVLDLDKYPHLSSVKSMFIRGSVVRYVMLPRSEVDVGLLEDATRREAANQVGKAR; this is encoded by the exons ATGCTTTTCTTCAG CTTTTTCAAGACGCTCACCAACCAGATGGTGACTATTGAGCTCAAGAATGACATTCGCATCCGTGGAATCCTCAAGTCTGTCGATCAATACCTCAACATCAAACTGGACGATATCGAGGTGCTGGACCTCGACAAGTACCCGCACCTGTCGTCCGTCAAGAGCATGTTTATCCGTGGAAGTGTTGTGCGCTACGTGATGCTGCCCCGGTCAGAAGTTGACGTTGGTCTGTTGGAGGATGCTACAAGGCGAG AGGCCGCCAACCAGGTCGGTAAAGCTCGATAA
- a CDS encoding DNA cross-link repair protein pso2/snm1 yields the protein MAGSLARKASTPSKGPASSTKSSSAKKNRSILNFFQKTDTPPGATSRQTRITQFVGSSIPSTSGLATPKSQQGASLKIESSEGLFLEDKKGIAKIHSERITLETNGRSRSKTPDDIWGDGVDSPRPEDSRYQEDQQAVKRRKVDSIDTEDQACPASDLPKAVKSQPALKSTSGPFIDESDSDEDLPEYHEIADNLPTTLAAANTIACAPSADEKSHTSPLAIQPQQSPLVRNATNDGNDYETANFDDVEDGDELIGEEFRERPWEDEDDEQAHGVRFGMMIPNDSHDATDFDPGTEESVPACPICQQELAGFSETELSVHVNDCLDGKPSISHALETPESSSTALSPDISNQKDESPSKMPRRLEKAAIARPPQSDPFSKNAPAVRSAFSKMMAGNAEDTAWAAAAANEVSSRGKQAYQRTCPFYKIMPGFSICVDAFRYGAVEGCNAYFLSHFHSDHYIGLTKSWCHGPIYCSRPTGNLVRQQLRVDPKWVVDLEFETPFEVPNTGGVKVTMINANHCPGSSLFLFEKTFGNGPSARRQRILHCGDFRASPDHLQHPLLRPESIDTVTGKPSQQRLDSCYLDTTYLNPKYAFPSQEDVIAACSELCVRLNEESGVGGELGKTAGGVLMNKFLSSITKSESTPNQPSAKSGRLLVVMGTYSIGKERICVGIAKALGSKIFANPQKQRICACLEDPELSALLTSNPREAQVHMQTLFEIRADTLADYLDTLKPDFSRVVGFRPTGWSYRPPAGRMLDNPPVPTVLRGEHWRTPFTTEHLTPQRGSTRESACFGVPYSEHSSFRELTMFCCALRIGRIIPTVNIGSQRSRDQMKAWIERWEGEKKRNGLFPVADW from the coding sequence ATGGCTGGATCATTAGCCAGAAAGGCGTCAACGCCTTCGAAGGGACCTGCTTCCTCCACAAAGTCCTCCTCCGCCAAGAAGAATCGAAGCATCCTGAATTTCTTCCAAAAGACCGATACACCACCGGGCGCAACATCTCGACAGACCCGTATCACCCAATTTGTCGGGTCGTCTATTCCTTCCACCTCGGGGCTTGCCACGCCAAAGTCTCAACAGGGAGCTAGTTTGAAGATCGAATCTTCCGAGGGTCTCTTTCTCGAGGACAAAAAAGGCATTGCGAAGATTCATTCTGAGCGAATCACGCTGGAAACGAACGGAAGGAGTCGATCCAAAACACCAGACGATATATGGGGCGACGGAGTCGATTCACCACGTCCAGAGGACTCTCGATACCAAGAAGACCAACAAGCAGTTAAGAGACGGAAGGTGGATTCCATCGACACCGAGGACCAGGCATGCCCGGCAAGCGATCTGCCCAAGGCCGTGAAATCACAGCCAGCGCTCAAATCGACCAGTGGGCCCTTCATCGACGAATCGGACAGTGACGAAGATCTACCAGAGTATCATGAGATAGCAGACAATCTGCCGACTACACTAGCCGCGGCGAATACGATAGCATGCGCACCGTCAGCTGACGAGAAATCGCACACGAGCCCTCTTGCCATCCAGCCTCAGCAGTCACCATTGGTAAGAAACGCAACGAATGATGGAAACGATTATGAAACCGCGAATTTTGACGATGTTGAAGACGGGGATGAATTAATAGGCGAGGAGTTTCGAGAAAGACCCtgggaagacgaagatgacgaacAAGCTCACGGAGTTCGATTCGGCATGATGATACCTAACGACTCCCATGACGCAACCGACTTTGACCCCGGCACGGAGGAATCTGTACCGGCTTGTCCAATATGCCAGCAGGAACTGGCAGGGTTCAGCGAGACAGAACTATCCGTCCACGTAAACGATTGTTTGGATGGCAAGCCGTCGATCTCGCACGCTCTGGAGACACCCGAATCAAGCTCAACGGCATTATCGCCGGACATTTCGAACCAGAAGGATGAGAGTCCGAGCAAAATGCCCAGACGTCTCGAAAAGGCCGCCATCGCTCGACCACCTCAGAGCGATCCGTTTTCAAAGAATGCACCTGCCGTCCGCTCTGCCTTTTCAAAAATGATGGCTGGCAACGCCGAAGACACTGCATGGGCGGCGGCCGCCGCCAATGAGGTCTCATCGCGCGGAAAACAAGCCTATCAACGTACATGCCCGTTCTACAAGATCATGCCGGGTTTCTCCATCTGCGTTGACGCTTTCCGCTATGGCGCTGTCGAGGGATGTAATGCGTACTTCCTCAGTCATTTCCACAGCGATCACTACATTGGGCTGACAAAGTCCTGGTGTCATGGCCCGATCTACTGTAGCCGACCGACCGGCAACCTGGTCCGCCAGCAGCTCCGGGTTGATCCCAAGTGGGTGGTGGATCTGGAATTTGAAACCCCTTTCGAAGTGCCCAATACTGGGGGGGTTAAGGTCACAATGATCAACGCAAATCATTGTCCGGGCAGCTCTCTATTCCTCTTTGAGAAAACATTCGGGAACGGTCCAAGCGCTCGGCGGCAGCGCATCCTTCACTGCGGCGATTTTCGAGCCTCCCCAGACCATCTCCAACACCCGCTCCTCCGGCCCGAGTCCATCGATACGGTGACGGGCAAACCGTCCCAGCAGCGTCTCGATTCATGCTACTTGGACACGACCTATCTCAATCCCAAGTACGCATTCCCCAGTCAGGAAGACGTCATAGCGGCATGTTCTGAACTGTGTGTCCGACTGAACGAGGAGTCTGGCGTGGGGGGCGAGCTAGGCAAGACAGCCGGTGGAGTTCTGATGAACAAATTTCTGTCATCCATCACCAAAAGCGAATCCACCCCCAATCAACCATCCGCAAAGAGCGGGCGGTTGTTAGTAGTGATGGGCACGTACAGCATTGGCAAGGAGCGCATCTGTGTTGGCATTGCGAAGGCACTGGGATCCAAGATCTTTGCCAATCCGCAAAAACAACGAATCTGTGCTTGCTTGGAAGATCCCGAATTAAGCGCGCTGTTGACGAGCAACCCCCGTGAAGCACAGGTTCACATGCAAACACTGTTTGAGATTCGAGCCGATACATTAGCCGACTATCTGGACACTCTAAAACCCGACTTCAGCCGCGTAGTTGGGTTTCGTCCCACCGGATGGTCCTATCGACCTCCAGCAGGTCGCATGCTGGACAACCCCCCCGTACCAACGGTGCTTCGTGGCGAACATTGGCGGACACCCTTCACGACTGAACATTTAACGCCGCAGCGCGGAAGCACGCGCGAGAGCGCCTGTTTCGGAGTCCCCTACAGTGAACATAGCTCCTTTCGCGAGCTCACTATGTTTTGTTGTGCTTTACGGATTGGTCGTATTATTCCCACGGTGAATATTGGTAGCCAGAGGAGTCGCGATCAGATGAAGGCCTGGATTGAGCGATGGGAGGGCGAGAAGAAGCGAAATGGTTTGTTCCCAGTCGCCGACTGGTGA
- a CDS encoding Benzoate 4-monooxygenase: protein MLITLENAPILILSVIFAYFLVPYFQYSRLRDIPGPRLAAFTNLWLLLQARHGKRYLSVDQAHKKYGKLVRIAPRHVSVADDEAITAVYGHGNGFLKSDFYDAFVSIRRGLFNTRDRAEHTRKRKTVSHTFSAKSIGQFEQYIHGNIELFVKQWRKMADVEANPKTGYASIDALHWFNYLAFDIIGDLAFGAPFGMLEKGQDIAEMRLHPDDPPKYVAAVEVLNRRGEVSATLGCMPSLKPFAKYLPDKFFSEGLQAVQNLAGIAIARVGERLKPEVMANNTRVDLLARLMEGKDGSGNSLGREELTAEALTQLIAGSDTTSNTACAILYWCQRTPGVIEKLHKVLDASIPKDIDVPTFSMVKDIDYLQWAIWETMRIHSTSAMGLPREIPAGADPIVISGHTFGPGDVLSVPSYTIHHSKEIWGPDAEEFVPERWNPERLTARQKAAFIPFSHGPRACVGRNVAEMELMIIGATMFRLFDFQIEQDGPMETREGFLRKPLALQVGMRRRSPA, encoded by the exons ATGCTCATCACACTTGAGAATGCGCCAATCCTCATTCTGAGCGTCATATTTGCCTATTTTTTGGTGCCCTACTTTCAATACTCGCGACTCCGCGACATCCCCGGCCCAAGGCTTGCTGCCTTCACGAATCTCTGGTTGCTACTACAGGCTCGCCATGGGAAACGATATCTGTCGGTCGACCAAGCTCACAAGAAGTATGGCAAGCTTGTGCGAATTGCCCCTCGTCACGTCTCCGTTGCGGATGATGAAGCAATCACAGCTGTGTATGGACACGGCAATGGGTTTTTGAAATC TGACTTCTATGATGCTTTTGTTTCCATCCGGCGTGGTCTGTTCAATACGCGTGACCGTGCTGAACACACTCGCAAGCGTAAGACAGTCTCGCACACGTTCAGCGCCAAGTCTATTGGTCAATTTGAGCAATACATCCACGGCAACATTGAGCTCTTTGTGAAACAATGGCGGAAGATGGCTGATGTCGAAGCCAACCCAAAGACTGGGTACGCGAGCATCGACGCGCTCCACTGGTTCAACTACCTCGCCTTTGATATCATCGGCGACTTGGCATTCGGGGCCCCCTTCGGTATGTTGGAGAAAGGTCAGGATATCGCCGAGATGCGTTTGCATCCCGATGACCCGCCCAAGTACGTTGCCGCGGTGGAGGTGCTTAACCGTCGGGGTGAAGTCTCAGCCACACTAGGCTGCATGCCGTCCCTCAAACCGTTCGCCAAGTACCTTCCCGACAAGTTCTTCTCGGAGGGACTGCAGGCGGTTCAGAATCTGGCCGGTATTGCTATTGCGCGGGTCGGTGAACGTCTCAAGCCCGAGGTGATGGCCAACAACACTCGCGTTGATCTTCTCGCTCGTCTGATGGAGGGCAAGGATGGGAGCGGAAACAGCCTCGGACGCGAGGAGTTGACCGCGGAGGCTCTCACTCAGCTGATTGCCGGTTCGGACACCACCTCCAACACTGCCTGCGCGATTCTGTACTGGTGCCAGCGTACTCCCGGTGTGATTGAGAAACTTCACAAGGTTCTCGACGCGTCGATTCCCAAGGATATTGACGTACCTACATTCTCCATGGTCAAAGATATCGACTATCTTCAATGGGCCATTTGGGAAACCATGCGTATCCACTCCACTTCCGCCATGGGTCTGCCGCGTGAGATCCCTGCGGGCGCAGATCCCATAGTCATCTCCGGCCACACTTTCGGTCCCGGCGACGTGCTCTCCGTGCCCAGCTACACCATCCACCACTCCAAGGAGATCTGGGGTCCCGACGCCGAGGAATTTGTGCCGGAACGCTGGAATCCCGAACGTCTCACTGCCCGTCAGAAGGCGGCTTTCATTCCGTTCAGCCATGGCCCTCGCGCCTGCGTGGGCCGTAACGTCGCCgagatggagttgatgaTCATCGGCGCGACCATGTTCCGTCTGTTTGACTTTCAAATCGAACAGGATGGTCCGATGGAGACGCGGGAAGGATTCTTGCGGAAACCGCTTGCTTTGCAGGTCGGTATGCGTCGACGATCACCCGCATAA
- a CDS encoding Sexual differentiation process protein isp4: MEKNDPAIGVTSGAEVDETAPTDTITKLKHLKEHHHWDPNLPQDVEEDLDQALHTDSKGAQIEIAHELLDNSIYPEVRAAVSNVDEGGHSNTIRAWVIGLLFATIGSALNMLFSMRQPYIVIPSYIAQVVAYPVGKAWEFWMPNKKFKFFGIDCQLNPGRFSKKEHTLVVIMANATFGGGAAYATDVLLAQRAFYKQKFGWAFEIFMCISTQMLGFGLAGFFTKFLVQPAAMIWPSTLINTALFSALHDQTKPDPSKVNGWKIGRYRLFLYAMIGSFCWYWFPGYIAPFLSVFAWVTWIKPQSPVVNQLFGGWTGLSMLPMTFDWTQISGFNFSPLIAPWYAMANTLIGMVVWFWIVTPALHYSGLYYFKYLPISDSRSYDNTAHTYNVSRILTPEFTFDLAKYKEYSPLFLSTTFAISYGLSFAGIVAVIVHTVLFHGSDLWARFRAVNAVEDEDVHSRLMSRFKPVPVWWYAAITLVMIGMALGVVLGYPTHMTWWAFFISLIIAVLWFVPLGIVKASTNIDIGLNVLTEFIIGYMQPGRPMSMMLFKTYGYMSMYQGMYFTQDLKLGHYMKIPPRVTFAAQMVAGLWSSVVQIAVMNWALGAIKGVCDQDQPNHFTCPNGRVFFNASVIWGVIGPARMFSGGELYNGMMFFWIAGAALPVMIYLGARYFPRSPIRYLSAPIIFSGSGLIPPATPLNYLSWAIVGFVFNKLIRDRYRGWWMQYNYVLSAGLDVGLALCTILIFLALNLTDTNFPSWWGTDIAANTMDAADEAIQIVLPKGEKFGPASW; this comes from the coding sequence ATGGAGAAGAACGATCCCGCCATCGGCGTCACCTCGGGTGCCGAGGTCGACGAGACTGCCCCCACCGATACCATCACCAAGTTGAAGCATCTCAAGGAACATCACCACTGGGATCCCAACCTGCCACAGGATGTTGAGGAGGACCTGGATCAGGCCCTGCACACCGACAGCAAGGGGGCCCAGATCGAGATCGCTCATGAGTTGCTGGACAACTCCATCTATCCCGAGGTCCGCGCCGCCGTCTCTAATGTCGACGAGGGAGGTCACTCCAATACCATCCGCGCCTGGGTGATCGGTCTGCTCTTTGCCACCATTGGTTCCGCCCTGAACATGCTCTTCTCGATGCGTCAGCCCTACATTGTCATTCCGTCCTACATTGCCCAGGTCGTCGCCTACCCCGTCGGCAAGGCCTGGGAGTTCTGGATGCCCAACAAGAAGTTCAAGTTCTTTGGCATTGACTGTCAGCTCAACCCCGGCCGGTTCAGCAAGAAGGAGCACACCCTGGTCGTCATCATGGCTAACGCCACgtttggtggtggtgccgCCTACGCCACAGATGTTCTGCTGGCGCAGCGCGCCTTCTACAAGCAAAAGTTCGGCTGGGCCTTTGAGATCTTCATGTGTATCTCAACTCAGATGCTCGGCTTCGGTCTGGCTGGCTTCTTCACCAAGTTCCTCGTGCAACCGGCCGCCATGATCTGGCCGTCCACCCTCATCAACACCGCGCTCTTCTCGGCCCTGCACGACCAGACCAAGCCCGACCCCAGCAAGGTTAATGGCTGGAAGATCGGCCGATACCGTCTGTTTCTGTATGCCATGATTGGCTCCTTCTGCTGGTACTGGTTCCCCGGCTACATCGCTCCCTTCCTGAGTGTGTTCGCCTGGGTCACTTGGATCAAACCCCAGAGCCCCGTCGTCAACCAGCTGTTCGGCGGCTGGACCGGTCTCTCCATGCTCCCCATGACCTTTGACTGGACCCAGATCTCCGGCTTCAACTTCAGTCCCCTGATCGCCCCCTGGTACGCCATGGCCAATACCCTGATCGGTATGGTCGTTTGGTTCTGGATCGTCACCCCGGCTCTCCACTACTCCGGTCTCTACTACTTCAAGTATCTGCCCATCAGTGACTCGCGCAGTTACGACAACACGGCGCATACCTACAACGTCTCGCGCATTTTGACCCCCGAATTCACCTTTGACCTGGCCAAGTACAAGGAGTACTCCCCTCTGTTCCTGTCCACCACCTTCGCCATCAGCTACGGTCTGTCCTTCGCCGGTATTGTCGCTGTCATCGTCCACACCGTCCTCTTCCACGGATCCGACCTCTGGGCTCGATTCCGCGCCGTGAATgcggttgaggatgaggacgtcCACAGCCGTCTCATGTCTCGCTTCAAGCCCGTCCCCGTCTGGTGGTATGCGGCCATCACTCTGGTCATGATCGGCATGGCCTTGGGTGTTGTGCTGGGCTACCCCACCCATATGACCTGGTGGGCGTTCTTCATTTCCCTGATCATTGCCGTCCTCTGGTTCGTGCCCCTGGGAATCGTCAAGGCCTCAACCAACATCGACATCGGTCTTAACGTCTTGACCGAGTTTATCATCGGTTACATGCAACCCGGTCGCCCCATGTCGATGATGCTGTTCAAGACCTACGGATACATGAGCATGTACCAGGGCATGTACTTTACCCAGGATCTGAAGCTCGGCCATTACATGAAGATCCCCCCTCGCGTGACATTTGCCGCGCAGATGGTGGCTGGTCTGTGGTCGTCGGTCGTCCAGATTGCCGTGATGAACTGGGCCCTGGGTGCCATTAAGGGTGTCTGCGATCAGGACCAGCCCAACCACTTCACCTGCCCCAACGGTCGCGTTTTCTTCAACGCGTCGGTTATCTGGGGTGTCATCGGCCCGGCCCGCATGTTCTCGGGTGGTGAACTGTACAACGGCATGATGTTCTTCTGGATCGCCGGCGCCGCTCTGCCCGTCATGATCTACCTGGGCGCTCGTTACTTCCCTCGCAGTCCCATCCGCTACCTCTCCGCCCCCATCATCTTCAGCGGATCCGGTCTCATTCCTCCTGCCACCCCGCTCAACTACCTCTCCTGGGCCATTGTCGGGTTCGTCTTCAACAAGCTGATCCGTGACCGCTACCGCGGTTGGTGGATGCAGTACAACTACGTTCTGTCCGCCGGTCTGGACGTCGGCCTCGCTCTGTGcaccatcctcatcttcttggctCTGAATTTGACGGACACCAACTTCCCCTCGTGGTGGGGTACCGATATTGCGGCGAACACCATGGATGCGGCTGACGAGGCCATCCAAATCGTTCTCCCCAAGGGCGAGAAGTTTGGACCGGCATCGTGGTAA